GAGTGGAAAGAGTCTAAGGATGGGAAAATAGACTGGTTAGGCTTTTTTCTGTATCCACTGTCTATAATATCTTTGATGTATGGCATATCTATTTTACCTCGCTCTTTATCGTGGTGGCTAATCATAGTAGGTTTTTTATGTCTGTGTTTATTTGTTTTTTGGGAGAAACACCAAGAAAATCCATTAATTAATACAACTATTTTTCGGGATAACACTATTTTCACTTTTTCCAATATTTCCGCATTGATTAATTATAGTGCTACTTTCGGCGTTACTTTTTTACTTGCTTTGTATTTACAATATATAAAAGGAATTAATCCTCAAAGGTCAGGGATGATTTTGCTTGCCCAACCATTGATGATGACTATTTTTTCACCTTTCGCTGGACGAGCATCTGATAAGATTGAACCGCAACTTGTTGCATCCTCAGGTATGTTTTTGAATGCGGTAGCCCTGTTTATGCTCATTTTTTTAGGTAAGAACACATCTTTATCCCTTGTCATTGCAAATTTAGCACTGTTGGGCATTGGCTTTGCCCTTTTTTCTTCTCCAAACACAAACGCAGTGATGAGTTCTATACCAAAGAGTCTTTATGGTGTTGCATCAGGGATTTTGGGCACTATGCGACTTACTGGACAGATGACCAGTATGGGCATTATTATGTTAATTTCAACGCTTTATATTGGCAATGTGCAGATAACCCCAGAATATTACCCTACATTCCTAATAAGTATGAAAATTTCTTTTGCGGTATTTGCGTTTTTGTGTTTCATAGGTATCTTTACCTCCATTGCACGTGGAAAATTACATAAAAATAAGTCAAATACAGATTTTTAACCTGCCTTAAATAAATCAACGTTATCAAAATGAAACATAAGAAATGTCCTCAAATATATACCCCTATATATACCCCATCTATTAATGAATTGGATGTTATTAATATGATGTAATTTATTGTGGTATAAGTCTAAGTAAAGCGACACCATGTCGGGGGATTGTTATTGAAAAATCTTTAGCATAAGTACCCAAATCTTTCTGTTGCCATAGGTTACGAACTTTTTGATTTTCTTTCAGTCCAATTTGTGCCCACTGCACAGAAATATTTTGTTCAATTTCGTCTAAATTGAATATTCCGATGGCAGTGCTCCCATCGTGAAGTGGTTTTAACCATATTTCGTAATATAGTTCCTTATTAGTAAGGACGGGATGTCCTTGAATGCCAGCTGGGTCTTGATTGATTTCGATAACTTCAGGATTGCACAATACATTTTTTGTAAACTCATCTAATTGTGTCATATCACCGCTGTAAAATAAAGGTGAAGCCATAAGACACCATAGAGACATGTAGGAATATTGTTCACTTGGTGTAAGGGGACAAGGCTTGGGTTTACCTAAAACGGTGGCATCTCCACTATAGCCTATGAGAATATAATCTGGGTCATTCCATGCACCAGGACCTGCATATTCCCAATAACTGGCGTTTTTTCGTGCAACCTCGTGGTATTGGAGTAATTCAAAGCCGAGGTCGCCAGCAGTTCTCCAACAATGTCCACCAACTTCTTTACCCCACTTCCATACTTCACCCATGCCATATTGACACAGGTTGAATACGATATCTCGGTTCAAATTTTTAAGTATTGCACCCATCTTCTGGTAAGGTTTTTTAAGGTTTTCAATTTCCTTAGGAGACAGGATACTTGAATAGGAACACCAGTCGTATTTTAGAAAGTCAAAGCCCCATTCTGCGAATTGTTTTGCATCCTGCTCCTCATGCTCATAGGTTCCTGTAAAAT
This genomic interval from Candidatus Hydrogenedens sp. contains the following:
- a CDS encoding MFS transporter, whose protein sequence is MDTASTKKMVLFISILSSFLTPFMGSAVNITLPSLGKELSASVVMLNWVTTSYILTSAICLVPFGVIADLYGRKKVFLYGIILFTFSSFLCSISVSIFTLLLFRVLQGIGGAMIMATGMAILTSVFPSGERGKAIGISTSAVYLGLSLGPFLGGILTQYAGWRSVFLTILPIGLATIILIIWKLKGEWKESKDGKIDWLGFFLYPLSIISLMYGISILPRSLSWWLIIVGFLCLCLFVFWEKHQENPLINTTIFRDNTIFTFSNISALINYSATFGVTFLLALYLQYIKGINPQRSGMILLAQPLMMTIFSPFAGRASDKIEPQLVASSGMFLNAVALFMLIFLGKNTSLSLVIANLALLGIGFALFSSPNTNAVMSSIPKSLYGVASGILGTMRLTGQMTSMGIIMLISTLYIGNVQITPEYYPTFLISMKISFAVFAFLCFIGIFTSIARGKLHKNKSNTDF